A part of Silurus meridionalis isolate SWU-2019-XX chromosome 18, ASM1480568v1, whole genome shotgun sequence genomic DNA contains:
- the lta4h gene encoding leukotriene A-4 hydrolase: MAPVTDPCSFSSFSKCVTRHVNLFYHVDFDSHVLKGKVALTVEVLQEKFTDLTLDTNDLKIFKVSANGQAAKFTLGEKQGYKGSPLEIKLPFELSRGQHVIVEIEFETSPKSSALQWLTPAQTAGKKHPYLFSQCQAIHCRSMLPCQDTPSVKTTYYSQVSVPKELIALMSAVRDGQEPDPSDNSRIIYRFRQPVAMPSYLIAMVVGALESREIGPRSRVWSEKEYVDQAAFEFSETETMLKIAESLAGPYVWGHYDMLVLPPSFPYGGMENPCLTFATPTLLAGDRSLASVIAHEISHSWTGNLVTNKTWEHFWLNEGHTVYLERMIGRAMEGEQFRQFKAMGGWKELQESVNHFGANNVKTNLVPNLEGVDPDECFSSVPYEKGFALLYHLEELLGGPEVFMGFVKSYIQMFAYSSVTTDDWKNYLFTYFKDKVDILNKVDWNAWMHTPGMAPVKPEYDTTLADACTALAQRWVKAKEADLSGFSEADLKQLSSHQLIEFLAVLVHEDPLPVSHVKRMQEVYNFNSVRNAEIRFRWLRLCIKAQWEEAVPLALKMATEQGRMKFTRPLFRDVYNFPKFSDEAVKSFKEHCAGMHYVTSTLVSKDLNITQPSSTSF, encoded by the exons ATGGCTCCTGTGACAGATCCctgctctttctcctctttctcgaAGTGTGTTACTCGCCACGTGAACCTGTTTTATCATGTGGACTTCGACAGTCATGTGCTGAAAGGGAAGGTGGCTCTCACGGTGGAGGTGCTGCAGGAGAAATTCACTGATCtg ACTCTAGACACGAATGACCTAAAGATCTTTAAGGTATCAGCCAATGGCCAGGCTGCCAAGTTTACCCTGGGAGAGAAGCAGGGCTATAAAGGCAGCCCTTTGGAGATCAAATTGCCCTTTGAGCTCTCACG tggGCAGCATGTGATCGTAGAGATTGAGTTTGAGACGTCTCCAAAGTCCTCGGCTCTGCAGTGGCTCACTCCTGCACAAACTGCTGGCAAAAAGCATCCCTACCTTTTCAGCCAGTGCCAG GCTATTCACTGCAGGTCTATGTTGCCCTGCCAGGACACTCCATCAGTGAAAACCACATACTATTCCCAG GTGTCAGTGCCCAAAGAGCTGATCGCACTTATGAGTGCAGTACGTGATGGACAGGAGCCAGATCCAAGTGACAACAGCCGAATCATTTACCGCTTCAGACAGCCG GTGGCCATGCCTTCTTATCTTATTGCGATGGTGGTGGGAGCTTTAGAGAGCAG GGAGATCGGGCCCAGGTCCAGAGTTTGGTCGGAGAAAGAATATGTGGACCAGGCTGCATTTGAGTTCTCGGAA ACGGAGACAATGTTGAAGATTGCGGAGAGTCTTGCAGGGCCGTATGTATGGGGACACTATGATATGCTGGTGCTTCCTCCTTCTTTCCCCTACGGTGGCATGGAGAACCCTTGCCTCACTTTTGCGACACCTACTTTACTG GCTGGAGACCGGTCTCTTGCTTCT GTCATTGCTCATGAGATTTCCCATAGTTGGACTGGGAACCTGGTGACTAATAAAACCTGGGAACATTTCTG GTTAAATGAGGGGCACACTGTATATTTGGAGAGAATGATTGGCAGGGCGATGGAAGGAGAGCAGTTCAGGCAGTTTAAAGCAATGGGAGGTTGGAAAGAGCTACAAGAGTCT GTGAACCATTTTGGTGCAAATAATGTAAAAACTAATCTGGTGCCAAACCTTGAAGGTGTCGACCCCGATGAGTGCTTCTCCTCTGTGCCTTATGAGAAAGGTTTTGCTCTCCTGTATCACCTGGAAGAACTTTTGGGAGGCCCAG AGGTGTTTATGGGCTTTGTGAAGTCCTACATCCAGATGTTTGCCTACAGCAGTGTGACCACTGATGACTGGAAGAACTACCTGTTCACCTACTTCAAAGACAAG GTGGACATCTTGAATAAAGTGGACTGGAATGCATGGATGCACACTCCAGGAATGGCCCCTGTTAAACCAGA ATATGACACCACTCTGGCAGACGCCTGCACTGCACTGGCCCAGAGATGGGTGAAG GCTAAAGAGGCAGATCTGTCTGGCTTCAGTGAGGCTGATTTAAAACAGCTCTCCTCTCATCAGCTTATTGAGTTCCTGGCTGTGCTGGTACATGAG GACCCTCTTCCTGTCTCTCATGTTAAGAGGATGCAGGAGGTGTATAACTTCAACAGTGTCCGGAATGCTGAGATCCGTTTCAG GTGGCTGCGCTTGTGTATTAAGGCACAGTGGGAAGAGGCGGTTCCTCTGGCTCTGAAGATGGCCACAGAGCAAGGCAGGATGAAGTTTACACGCCCGCTCTTCAG